One Hevea brasiliensis isolate MT/VB/25A 57/8 chromosome 5, ASM3005281v1, whole genome shotgun sequence genomic region harbors:
- the LOC131180242 gene encoding exocyst complex component SEC15A-like codes for MDAKPKRRTVVENGDGGEVLVLATLIGNGDDVGPIVRHAFEMGRPEALLHQLKIVVRKKDAEIEGLCKSHYEEFILAVDELRGVLVDAEELKSELASDNFRLQEVGSALLIKLEELLESYSIKKNVTEAIKMSKICLQALELCAKCNNHMSEGQFFPALKTVDLIEKNYLLNIPVKTLRMTIEKTIPVIKSHIQKKVTSQFNEWLVHVRSSAKNIGQTAIGHAASAHQRDEEMLEHQRESEEQNVSGLGDFVYNLELDEDSVLKFDLTPFYRAYHIHSCLGIPEQFREYYYRNRLLQLNSDLQISSSQPFLESYQTFFAQIAGYFILEDRLLRTGGDVLLADQVETMWDTAVTKITSVLEEQFSRMDSATHLLLVKDYVTLLGATLRQYGYEVGQILGALDNSWDKYHELLLGECREQIVNILGDDTYEQMVMKKDTDYENNVLSFHLQTSDIMPAFPYIAPFSSMVPDTCRIVRSFIKGSVDYLSYGVRTNFYDVVKKYLDKLLIDVVNEVILSTIHSGAVGVSQAMQIAANISVLERACDFFLRHAAQLCGIPARSVERPHASLTAKVVLKTSKDAAYLALLNLVNTKLDEFMALTENINWTSEEPLQNGNEYINEVVIHLDTILSTAQQILPVDALYKVGSGAFEHISNSIVAAFLSDRIKRFNANAVLALNNDLKILENFADERFHNTGLSEIYKDGRFRCFLIEARQLINLLSSSQPENFMNPVIRQKNYNALDYKKVASVCEKFKDSPDGIFGSLSSRNTKQSARKKSMDVLKKRLKDFN; via the coding sequence ATGGATGCAAAACCAAAGAGAAGAACTGTTGTAGAAAATGGGGATGGGGGAGAGGTTTTAGTCCTTGCGACTTTAATTGGCAATGGGGATGATGTGGGTCCCATTGTCAGGCATGCGTTTGAAATGGGAAGGCCTGAAGCACTCCTTCACCAGCTCAAGATTGTTGTCAGGAAGAAGGATGCTGAAATTGAAGGCCTCTGCAAGAGCCATTATGAGGAATTCATTCTAGCTGTTGATGAGCTTCGTGGTGTCTTGGTTGATGCTGAAGAGCTTAAAAGTGAGCTTGCAAGCGACAATTTTAGATTGCAGGAGGTAGGGAGTGCACTTTTGATCAAACTTGAGGAACTCCTTGAATCTTATTCAATCAAGAAAAATGTGACTGAAGCTATTAAAATGTCAAAGATTTGTCTTCAAGCATTGGAACTTTGTGCTAAGTGTAACAATCACATGTCTGAAGGCCAGTTTTTTCCTGCATTGAAAACAGTGGATCTGATTGAGAAGAATTACTTGCTGAATATCCCTGTGAAGACACTTAGAATGACAATAGAAAAGACAATTCCTGTGATAAAATCACATATTCAGAAAAAAGTGACTAGTCAATTTAATGAATGGCTAGTTCATGTGAGAAGTTCTGCAAAGAATATTGGGCAAACAGCAATAGGTCATGCTGCATCAGCTCAtcagagggatgaggagatgctTGAACATCAGAGGGAATCTGAGGAACAGAATGTTTCAGGCTTAGGAGATTTTGTATACAATTTAGAACTGGATGAAGATTCTGTTTTGAAGTTTGATCTTACTCCTTTTTATCGGGCATATCACATCCACTCTTGCCTTGGAATCCCAGAGCAGTTTCGTGAATATTACTATAGGAATCGGTTACTGCAGCTGAATTCAGATCTGCAAATCTCTTCTTCTCAACCATTTCTTGAATCGTATCAAACATTTTTTGCGCAAATTGCAGGTTACTTTATATTGGAGGATCGGCTGTTGAGGACTGGTGGTGATGTTCTGTTAGCAGATCAGGTTGAGACAATGTGGGATACAGCTGTAACTAAAATAACTTCTGTTTTGGAGGAACAGTTTTCTCGTATGGATTCTGCTACTCATCTTCTTCTGGTGAAGGATTATGTAACTCTTCTTGGTGCAACTCTTAGACAATATGGGTATGAAGTAGGCCAAATTCTCGGGGCACTTGACAACAGCTGGGACAAGTACCATGAACTACTTTTGGGAGAGTGTCGGGAGCAAATTGTTAACATTCTTGGCGATGACACCTATGAGCAGATGGTAATGAAAAAGGATACTGATTATGAGAATAATGTCTTGTCCTTTCATCTCCAGACCTCAGATATAATGCCAGCTTTTCCATATATTGCTCCATTTTCCTCTATGGTACCAGATACTTGTCGTATTGTTAGATCATTCATCAAAGGATCTGTTGATTACTTGTCTTATGGGGTGCGTACTAATTTTTATGATGTTGTGAAAAAGTATTTGGATAAGCTTTTGATTGATGTGGTAAATGAAGTTATACTGAGTACAATTCATAGTGGTGCAGTTGGTGTCTCCCAAGCCATGCAGATTGCTGCAAATATATCTGTTCTTGAAAGAGCTTGTGATTTTTTTCTTCGACATGCAGCCCAACTGTGTGGTATCCCAGCCCGATCAGTTGAGAGACCTCATGCCAGTTTGACTGCCAAGGTGGTCCTGAAAACTTCTAAGGATGCAGCATATCTGGCTCTGCTGAATTTGGTGAACACTAAGTTGGATGAGTTTATGGCACTTACTGAAAATATCAATTGGACTTCAGAGGAGCCATTGCAAAATGGGAATGAGTATATAAATGAGGTGGTAATACACCTTGACACTATTCTTTCAACAGCACAGCAAATTCTGCCTGTGGATGCTCTATACAAGGTTGGAAGTGGTGCTTTTGAGCATATTTCCAATTCCATTGTTGCTGCATTTCTCAGTGATAGGATAAAGAGGTTCAATGCTAATGCAGTTCTGGCCCTTAATAATGACCTAAAGATATTGGAGAATTTCGCTGATGAGAGATTTCATAACACTGGCCTGAGTGAGATATATAAAGATGGTAGGTTTAGATGCTTCTTGATAGAAGCAAGACAATTGATTAACCTTTTGTCTAGCAGCCAACCAGAGAACTTCATGAATCCTGTGATAAGACAGAAAAACTACAATGCTCTGGATTATAAGAAAGTAGCCAGCGTCTGTGAGAAATTCAAGGATTCTCCTGATGGAATCTTTGGTAGCCTTTCAAGCAGAAATACAAAGCAAAGTGCACGAAAGAAATCAATGGATGTACTGAAGAAAAGATTGAAGGACTTCAACTGA